From Thalassospiraceae bacterium LMO-JJ14:
TCCAGCCGCCGAACGCGCCCCACAGCAGGGTCGCGACGATAATCGGCGCCTGCTGTTTCCAGCCGCGCTTGTCGGGCTTGTCCGGTCTGTCTTCGGCTTCTTCGTAGGCACTCACGCGCTGAACTGCTCCCGGAGTACCCGTTCCTCGAGGTTGTGTTCGGGATCGAACAGAAGCTTCGGCGCATGATTCGCGACCTGCGAGATATTCACGCTGACGACGTTGCGGACCTCGTTGAAGTCGGCGGTCGCACTGACCCTGCGGTCGGCGGCATCCAGCACCTCGAAGGTGATCTTGGCCTTTGACGGCAACAGCGCACCGCGCCAGCGCCGGGGCCGGAAGGCGCTGATCGGCGTCAGCGCCAGCAGGTCGTTGCCGAGCGGAATGATCGGCCCGCTTGCGGACAGGTTGTAGGCGGTCGATCCCGCCGGGGTCGATACCAGCACGCCGTCGCACATCATTTCGTCGAGCCGGGCGACGCCGTCGACGATGATGCGGATCTTCGCCGCCTGACGGGTTTCGCGGATCAGCGAGACCTCGTTCACGGCGAGCGACGCATGCGCCTTGCCGTCGATGTCGATGGCTTCCATTTTCAGGGGATGCAGTTCGATCAGCTCGGCCTTTTCGAGCCGTTCGACCAACCCCGCCTCGGCGTATTCGTTCATCAGGAACCCGACCGAACCCCGGTTCATGCCGTAAATCGGTATTTCGCGGTCCATCAGATCGTGGATGGTGTGCAGCATCATGCCGTCACCGCCCAGCGCGACGATCACATCGGCGCTGTCGACGGACTCGTTTCCGTATATCCGCGCAAGCCGCACCCGGGCTTCGGCGGCTTCCGGGGTCGGCGCCACGACAAAGGCAATCCGTTCATACTTCATAATGACTGTAAGTTAGCGACTGGCGCGGCATTGGGAAAGACCCGTCGAGTTTCAAGTTCCGGCCTCGGCAAATCTGGATTCCGGCCTGCGCCGGAATGACGATTTTTATGTTTATTCGTCACCCCGGCGAAGGCCGGGGTCCAGTCATCGGTTGCGCTGGATTCCGGCCTGCGCCGGAATGACATTTTTTATGTTTATTCGTCACCCCGGCGAAGGCCGGGGTCCAGAAGCACCGGTAGTATCTAAGGCCGGCAAATATCATCCCATAAATCGCGCCACGTCGGATTCATCTCTTCGATCAGCCGCAGTTTCCACGCACGCTTCCACTCTTTGAGCGCTTTTTCGCGCTGGATCGCGTTTGCAATATCGTCAAACGTCTCGAAGTAAACGAGTGTTTTGCAGCCATACCTTTTCGAAAAACCGTCAACGACGCCTGCACGGTGTTCCCACACACGCCGAACGAGGTCTGACGTGACCCCAATATAAAGCGTCCCGTTTCGGCGGCTCGCGAGGATGTATAGATAGCCTTGCCTGTTCATGCTTCGTGTTATGGAAGACCCAGACGGATTTCTGGATTCCGGCCTGCGCCGGAATGACAATTTTTATGTTTAGTCGTCACCCCGGCGAAAGCCGGGGTCCAGAAGCACCGGGGTATTAGGGCTTTTCCAGTTCCGGGATCAGGGCGCGGCGCTCGACGAAGCGGAATACCGTGGTGTCGGTGCCCTGCAAAATCACCAGTTCGATATTCGCGACCACGGTTTCCACAAGGCCGGTATCGATGTCGATCAGCGCATAGCCGTCGATCAGGGCGCGCATCGGCGGTGCCATCTCGGCGCGGTCCAGCTTGACCGTCAGAAAGCGGCGCGCGTCGATTTCCGACAGCCCGACCACCATGCCCTCGACCCGCAGCGGGATCGGTCCCGCGTCGCGGAACAGATCGCCGAGATCGCGCCGGAGAACGGTCATCCGCGAGCCCGTATGAAGCCCGCCCGCCCCCATATCCAGCACCAGCCCAAGCATCGGCTGCAACGCTTCCAGCAGGTCGATGCGGGCGTCCTTTTCGCGCTTCATCTGCGTCCTGCCGTCACTGTCGTCGGGACCGGCACGGGTCTGCAGGCGCTTGAACGGCGGCACCCGCCCGGTATCGATCAGCCCGGTGCCGAGCAGCGCGAACTGGGCGCGGTGCGCCTTCGTGTCGAGGCCCGGCAGATGCAGGGCGATCCGGCGAAAACGGCCGTCGGGCGTGATATCTGCAACGATTTTGCCGGCGTCTTTACGCGCGACGGTTTTCGGGCCGAAGGTAAAGCTGGTGGCGTCACGCGTCAGCGTCATCACCGGGCCGTCCTTGCCCGCCGTCACCTCGACGCTGCCCTGCGCATTGAGCCGGTATAGACCCGGCGCCTTTTCCGGCCCCCAGACGATGTCGGTGACGAAGCGGCGCACGGGCGACGGCTTGTAACGGATGGCGACGTTGACTGGCGGCTTCAGGGCTTCGATGCGGTCCGGGTAATTCAGCAAGATGATCTCGTCGGGCAGCGATTGCGCTTGCCCTGCGAGCGGCAGCATCAACCCCGCCACAAGCAATATCGGAGTGAGCCGGCGGCGCACCGGGCTAGGGCCTCGGTTGCGGCGGCTGAGCACCGGAAGACGGCGTGTCCGGCGGCCCCTTGAAGCTTGCCGCGAGGCCGCTGCCCGGTTCCTTGCCTGGCGCGCGGAAGCCCTGGATACGCTGCCAGATGGCCCTGAGACCGCGCAACAACTTCGGCAGAAGCCAGATCAGCAGCAGCGCGAACAACGCCATCCAGATCAGGAATACCACCGGCTTGAACAGCGCCAGCAGCAGGCCGACGATGACGATGACATCCTCGAAGATCGACGCGAACCAGTTCGAGAACGGCTCCGGCGAGGTATTGATCAGCGCCCGGCTGCCGGTCTTGGCGGCGTGCGAACCGGCGCTGACGACACCGCCCAGCACCAACGCCGCAGCCGCCTGCCACGGCTCGGCGACGCCCGATACGCTGCCCATCGCCAAAAGCGCGCCGGCGGGAATGCGGATGAAGGTATGCAGCGCATCGTTGAGGCTGTCGATGCCGGGGATCTTGTCGGCGAAGAATTCCAGCCCGTACAGCAGCGCCGCCGTGGCGATTACCGGCGGGCTCGCCAGCACTTCAAGATCGGGCGGCAGATCGACGGCGCCGGTCATGCCCAGCCCGCCGATCATCAGCGCCGCCAGATAAAGATTGATGCCGCTGGCCCATGCCGCACCCAGCGCCAAGGCCAGCGCGCCCATCACGTCCGGGCCCAACCCGTCCATGCTAAAAGACACCGCCCGAGGTCGCCGTCAGGGCATTGGCGGCGATATAGAAACCGAGCACCAGAAGCGCGAAAAAGAACACCCGGCGGAACAGGTCTTCGGGTATGTGCTTGCGGATCTGCTGGCCGACAACCATGCCGATCACCGCCGGCAGCACACCCGACGCCGACATCAGGCCGAAATCCGTCGACAGCAGATCGTTGGCGCCGAGCGCCACCCCCAGCGCCAGTGTCGAGGCGGTAAACAGCATGCCCATCGCCTGCACCAGCATGTCGCGCGGCAAGCCGATGGCCTGCAGGAACATCACGCCGGGGACCACGAACGAGCCGGTCATCCCGGTCAGCACGCCGTTGACGGCGCCGAGCACGGTGCCGGTCAGGATTTCCTGCGACGGGCGGACCGTCAGCTGGATGCCGCCGAGGCCGAGGCTGGCATAGGCGATGATCAGCAGCCCCAGCAGTGCCGACAGCATGTTCAGATCGACCCGCGTCAGGAACGCCGCGCCGACGCCGACACTCGCCGTCGCCAGAAACAGGAACGGCCACAGGCGGCGGACGATGACCCCGGCATTGCCGCCGACACCGGCCTGCCACAGATTGGTGACGAACGACGGGATCAGCAACAGCGCCATCGCCGTCGTGAGATCGAAGGCAACGGTCAGCAGCGCCAGACTTATGGTCGGCAGCCCGAGGCCGATGACCCCCTTGATCGTACCGGCGAGCATGAACGTCGCGAAAATGATGGCGAGTGTAATCGGATCAAGCATGAATGGATGCTAAAACACTTACGCCGGGGATGAAACCAATCTGACGTCTTTGCACCCTTCCCTCTCCCCGGGGAGAGGGAAGGGTGCATGCGCGCCGGGAGAGGGACCTTGCAGGCTTAGTGAATCAGTTTTTCGAGGATCGGGCGCCAGTGTTCGAGCGGACGTGTTTCCAGACCGGCCACCTTGGCCTTGTCGTCCCAGCGGCGGATCTGCACCGCGTCTTCGCTGTAGGGCGTGGCACGGAATTCGGCCATTTCCGCGTCGCTCATCAGACCGCCCTGCAACTTCATGGTCGTGACGGAGCCTTCGGACAACGTCCCGTAATAGTCGGGATCGACGCTGCAGAGATAACGCTTGGCGGCAACGTGCAGCCGGATACCGGCCAGAACGCGTTCGGAAAAATGGTCCTGCAGCATTTCCGCCCCGGCGTCGTGATGACCGCGCCCGCCACTGACCTTACCCATGTGATCGGGCACCAGGGTGTCGGAAATCTCGTCCTGGCGCACCGCGACGCGGCCGATGTCGTGCAACAGCGCGGCGCAGATCAGTTCCGGGTCGCCGCT
This genomic window contains:
- a CDS encoding NAD kinase — encoded protein: MKYERIAFVVAPTPEAAEARVRLARIYGNESVDSADVIVALGGDGMMLHTIHDLMDREIPIYGMNRGSVGFLMNEYAEAGLVERLEKAELIELHPLKMEAIDIDGKAHASLAVNEVSLIRETRQAAKIRIIVDGVARLDEMMCDGVLVSTPAGSTAYNLSASGPIIPLGNDLLALTPISAFRPRRWRGALLPSKAKITFEVLDAADRRVSATADFNEVRNVVSVNISQVANHAPKLLFDPEHNLEERVLREQFSA
- a CDS encoding GIY-YIG nuclease family protein; protein product: MNRQGYLYILASRRNGTLYIGVTSDLVRRVWEHRAGVVDGFSKRYGCKTLVYFETFDDIANAIQREKALKEWKRAWKLRLIEEMNPTWRDLWDDICRP
- a CDS encoding DUF4126 domain-containing protein, with protein sequence MDGLGPDVMGALALALGAAWASGINLYLAALMIGGLGMTGAVDLPPDLEVLASPPVIATAALLYGLEFFADKIPGIDSLNDALHTFIRIPAGALLAMGSVSGVAEPWQAAAALVLGGVVSAGSHAAKTGSRALINTSPEPFSNWFASIFEDVIVIVGLLLALFKPVVFLIWMALFALLLIWLLPKLLRGLRAIWQRIQGFRAPGKEPGSGLAASFKGPPDTPSSGAQPPQPRP
- a CDS encoding sulfite exporter TauE/SafE family protein; this translates as MLDPITLAIIFATFMLAGTIKGVIGLGLPTISLALLTVAFDLTTAMALLLIPSFVTNLWQAGVGGNAGVIVRRLWPFLFLATASVGVGAAFLTRVDLNMLSALLGLLIIAYASLGLGGIQLTVRPSQEILTGTVLGAVNGVLTGMTGSFVVPGVMFLQAIGLPRDMLVQAMGMLFTASTLALGVALGANDLLSTDFGLMSASGVLPAVIGMVVGQQIRKHIPEDLFRRVFFFALLVLGFYIAANALTATSGGVF
- a CDS encoding HD domain-containing protein; this encodes MSKVTVDTLFDALEGAGAVQYGAEPITELEHALQIAELADAMSGDPELICAALLHDIGRVAVRQDEISDTLVPDHMGKVSGGRGHHDAGAEMLQDHFSERVLAGIRLHVAAKRYLCSVDPDYYGTLSEGSVTTMKLQGGLMSDAEMAEFRATPYSEDAVQIRRWDDKAKVAGLETRPLEHWRPILEKLIH